Genomic segment of Paenibacillaceae bacterium GAS479:
ACAAAGACCATATTTCCGCCAACGAAAGCACGGACACTTCCTGATAGGCATCTATGAATGCTCTGAAAGTCGGCAGAGAGTATTGGCCGGAGCCCGCATCCAAATAGCCGTCACAGACGGCTTCAACTCGGGTATGGCCGGAGCGCCGAATCCAGGGTAGACGGCTCAGCCCTCCCTCGCGCAGCTCCATTTGTGCATGATAACCCTGCTCCTCGATAAATTCGGCATGATCGAGCAGCCACTCTGCTGCGGGTTGCACACAATTTTGCGAGCTGCCAGCGGCTCGCAGCTGATCTGCGAAGTCCTGCATGGAGGCTAACCGCCTCGTAAGCTCCCTCTGCTGGCGGCCTGGCGAGCGCCCTCTTGCCGTATCCTGAATCAGGGCGAGCTGTCGAGCCGCCTTGATGTATACTTCCATCGTCGTCATGAGTCCCCCTGGGTTGCATGGATTGACTGGCCTTTTCGCGCCACCCCAATGAAGTGATGCCGGAAAAAGCCGTTACCTCATCTAAATATTCCCAAGGTTCGGTTATTTTATGATTTTGTCCGATAAGCTCGATGATACGATTCCAGCCGAAAATAAAAAAAGATCCGGCATTTACCGGATCTCCGACGGGCTTTTCCCCGTGTATTGCTTGAACTGTCTGCTGAAGAAAAAGATATCTCGATACCCGAGTGCATCTGCCACCTCGGTCACATTCATCCCTCCATGCATGAGCAGATGCTGGGCGCGCTCAATACGTGTGCGGATCATATACGTTTGCACCGGGATGCCGATAATCTCCTTGAACTTGATGCTAAAATAACGCGGCGAAAGCCCAGCTCGTCCAGCCAGATCTTCGACCCGGTGGGATATACCTGGGTTTTGGCGGATGAAGTTGGCGATTTCCTGGATCGCCTCCGTAAGCTGGTTGCTCGCTTTGCGCTCCACTGGCGCTTGCTGGTCATGCCGAAGCAGATGAATGATCACCTGCTTGAGAATGAGCCGCGCTTCCTCCTCAGCCGCGAAGAGGTTCACGAGGAACAGGCGGACGTAACGCGACAAGAGATATTCGAATTCCACCGTGTCCTCCAGAACACGATACCGCTCCGGCACCTCTCCCGAATCACCTTCGACATCGAAGTGGATGTAAGTGAGCACAAGCGGCTTCTGCGGATTGTGGACGGCACTTGTATAATCGCCTGGGCGAAAAAGAAAACAGCTGCCCTTTTCGAGCGGATAAGGCTCGTTGTTCAGCATCAATTCTCCTTCCCCGCTCCAGACATAGAACAGGTCATAATTCGCCATCGGCTTTTCGCGGCGAGGCCATTTCCAGCCTGGCTCGCAAACGATTTTGGCGAATGACGGCAACAAAACAAAAGATGAGGGCGATACGCGCAGCATGTAAGCCTCCCGATTAAATTAGACAATTCATTTATTTTCGTCATCATAACCCAGCAACTAGGCTTGCGGCAAGGCAGAGAAAGTTTGCTTTTTAAGTCTCCCGTCATGGATCAAATAATGGTATAATGACACCCGAACGTTCAACGCCTGCCGGGACCTGCACCGACGCGGCCCGGACACATCGATCCCCGGAAGGACGGAAGAGGAATCATGAACCCACTCGCCCAGCAGTTGAATACTGCGCTGGAAAAAGGCAACGCCCATGTCTTTGCCATGCTGTCAGATCTTGGACGGCAGCTGTATTTTCCGAAGGTAGGTATTCTGAGCCAATCGGCCGAAGCTAAAGTTAAAGCCACGAAGTTCAATGCTACCATCGGTATCGCTACGGAGAACGGTGTTCCGATGCATTTGAAGGCGATTCAGGACACGCTATCCGCGTATGATCCCAAGGATCTGTATGAGTACGCTCCTCCTGCCGGCAAGCCGGAGCTGCGTACGGCATGGCGCGAGAAGATGATTCAGGAGAACCCTTCCTTGAATGGTCGCTCCTTCGGCAATCCGATTACGACTAATGCGCTGACGCATGGTCTAAGCATTGTGGCGGATCTGTTCGCCGACACCGGAGATGCGGTTATCATCCCGGATAAGAATTGGGAAAATTACGAGCTGACCTTCGGCATCCGCCGCGGAGCCCAAATCGTTGAATACCCGCTTTACAACAGCGACAATCGCTTTAATGCTGCTGGCCTACGCGAAGCTCTCTTGGCTCAGCGTGACAAAGGTAAAGCTATTGTCATTCTGAATTTCCCGAACAACCCGACCGGCTATACGCCAGGCCGCGAGGAATGCGAAGAGATCGTAGCAGTGCTCAAGGCTGCTGCCGATGAAGGCATTCTTGTTGTAGCCGTCACTGACGATGCTTATTTTGGTCTGTTTTTCGAGGATTCCGTTCATGAGTCGCTGTTTGGACGCCTCGCGGGCCTGCATGAGCGCATCCTGCCGATCAAAGTTGATGGCGCCACCAAGGAAGAGTACGTATGGGGCTTCCGCGTCGGCTTTGTTACTTACGCAGCGGAATCGCCGGAAGTGCTCGCTGCTCTGGAGCAGAAGACGCTTGGCATCATTCGCTCCACCATTTCCAGCGGACCGCATCCTTCTCAAACCTTTATCCTGCGTGCTCTAAAGGATCCAGACTTTGAGAACCAGAAGGCTGAGAAATACGCCATCATGAAAAGCCGCGCCAACCGCGTGAAGCAACTTCTGGACAGCGATCGTTTTGAAGGCGCCTGGACTTATTATCCATTTAACTCCGGCTACTTTATGTGCCTGCGCCTTAATGGCGTAAGCGCCGAGTCCGTCCGCCAGCGTCTGCTCGAGGCATACGGCGTTGGCACGATCGCTCTCGGCGAGAGTGATCTGCGTGTTGCTTTCTCCTGCACAGAGGAAGCGAACCTCGAAGAGCTGTTCGATTGTATCTACCAAGCGGTGGGGGACGTTAAGCAGGCTTAAGCCTTGGGGTTCGCCTTCGGGTTCGCCTTCGGGTTCGCCTTCGGGTTCGCCTTCGGGTTCGCCTTCGGGTTCGCCTTCGGGTTCGCCTTCGGGTTCGCCTTCGGATTCGCCTTGCAGCTTCAAGCCCGCCATTCTTCGTTTGCTGGTCATAGTACTGGGGCCGTCCCGAAAGCCATCCGTTGGATGACTTAGGGGGCGGCCCCTTAATTGTTGACCTTTCAGTCCAACAATAAAGTTGATTGAGTTGATGGGTCTGAATCATTTTCGAATCTGATGCGATCGGGCGTACATTTGTGTATGAATTAATGTACCCTCATTCGTTACGAAACTGAGAAGCCTTATTCCAGCAAAATAGAGGAGATTCA
This window contains:
- a CDS encoding AraC-type DNA-binding protein; protein product: MLRVSPSSFVLLPSFAKIVCEPGWKWPRREKPMANYDLFYVWSGEGELMLNNEPYPLEKGSCFLFRPGDYTSAVHNPQKPLVLTYIHFDVEGDSGEVPERYRVLEDTVEFEYLLSRYVRLFLVNLFAAEEEARLILKQVIIHLLRHDQQAPVERKASNQLTEAIQEIANFIRQNPGISHRVEDLAGRAGLSPRYFSIKFKEIIGIPVQTYMIRTRIERAQHLLMHGGMNVTEVADALGYRDIFFFSRQFKQYTGKSPSEIR
- a CDS encoding Aspartate/methionine/tyrosine aminotransferase produces the protein MNPLAQQLNTALEKGNAHVFAMLSDLGRQLYFPKVGILSQSAEAKVKATKFNATIGIATENGVPMHLKAIQDTLSAYDPKDLYEYAPPAGKPELRTAWREKMIQENPSLNGRSFGNPITTNALTHGLSIVADLFADTGDAVIIPDKNWENYELTFGIRRGAQIVEYPLYNSDNRFNAAGLREALLAQRDKGKAIVILNFPNNPTGYTPGREECEEIVAVLKAAADEGILVVAVTDDAYFGLFFEDSVHESLFGRLAGLHERILPIKVDGATKEEYVWGFRVGFVTYAAESPEVLAALEQKTLGIIRSTISSGPHPSQTFILRALKDPDFENQKAEKYAIMKSRANRVKQLLDSDRFEGAWTYYPFNSGYFMCLRLNGVSAESVRQRLLEAYGVGTIALGESDLRVAFSCTEEANLEELFDCIYQAVGDVKQA